The Pseudoalteromonas sp. UG3-2 genome contains a region encoding:
- a CDS encoding type 1 glutamine amidotransferase domain-containing protein, with translation MSHSNQKSVAILATDGFEQSELLEPKRALEQAGFNVDVISLQAGKIIGWDKNDWGEQVSVDLTLDNAYASQYQALVLPGGLINPDTLRQHKAAIEFVRAFSEYGDKRPIAAICHGPWLLAEANIVEGKRLTSFASIQTDLKNAGAQWVDEQVVQDDNVITSRTPADLEAFNNRLIQAISA, from the coding sequence ATGTCACACAGCAATCAAAAGTCGGTGGCTATTTTGGCCACTGATGGTTTTGAACAAAGTGAACTGTTAGAACCAAAACGCGCACTAGAGCAGGCCGGATTTAACGTTGACGTAATTTCATTGCAAGCCGGTAAAATCATCGGCTGGGATAAAAACGACTGGGGCGAGCAGGTGAGCGTTGATCTGACCCTAGACAATGCATACGCCAGTCAATATCAAGCACTTGTGTTACCCGGTGGCTTAATCAATCCAGATACTCTGCGCCAACATAAAGCCGCGATTGAGTTTGTTCGCGCCTTTTCTGAGTATGGCGATAAGCGTCCAATCGCTGCCATATGTCATGGCCCTTGGTTATTAGCCGAAGCCAACATTGTTGAAGGTAAACGTCTGACTTCCTTTGCCAGTATTCAAACGGACTTAAAAAACGCAGGGGCTCAGTGGGTTGATGAGCAGGTGGTACAAGACGATAACGTGATCACCAGTCGCACGCCCGCAGACTTAGAAGCCTTCAACAACAGATTAATCCAAGCAATAAGTGCATAG
- a CDS encoding pyridoxamine 5'-phosphate oxidase family protein: protein MADIKKNFWLALSDSPNVMIGLHGDNHHHEPMRAHLDKGANGEFWFFTTKSNRIAKCGKASAQFSSKDHKVFASLHGQLVEETRQELIDQHWSRQVESWYEKGKDDPELIMLRFELEDIELWHVDPEVKGLVKLAMGKNVSPEEMGEHSKVEF from the coding sequence ATGGCAGACATTAAGAAAAATTTTTGGTTGGCACTGAGTGATAGTCCTAACGTGATGATTGGTCTTCATGGAGATAATCACCATCATGAGCCAATGCGAGCACATCTTGATAAAGGAGCCAATGGCGAGTTCTGGTTTTTCACCACTAAAAGTAACCGTATTGCTAAGTGTGGTAAGGCCTCAGCACAATTTTCTAGTAAGGATCATAAGGTGTTTGCAAGTCTCCACGGACAACTGGTTGAAGAAACGCGGCAAGAATTAATTGATCAACATTGGTCGCGGCAAGTTGAAAGCTGGTATGAAAAAGGCAAAGACGATCCAGAGCTCATTATGTTGCGCTTTGAACTAGAAGACATCGAATTATGGCACGTTGACCCTGAGGTAAAAGGGTTAGTGAAATTAGCGATGGGTAAAAATGTGAGCCCCGAGGAAATGGGTGAACACAGTAAAGTAGAGTTTTAG
- the cspE gene encoding transcription antiterminator/RNA stability regulator CspE — protein sequence MSNTVTGVVKWFNEEKGFGFITQENGGKDVFVHFRSIVSDGFKTLTEGQTVSFTVEEGQKGPQASNVVVS from the coding sequence ATGTCTAATACAGTTACTGGCGTAGTAAAATGGTTTAACGAAGAAAAAGGTTTTGGTTTCATCACTCAGGAAAATGGCGGCAAAGACGTATTCGTACACTTCCGTTCAATCGTTTCTGATGGTTTCAAAACGCTTACAGAAGGTCAAACTGTATCGTTTACCGTTGAAGAAGGTCAAAAAGGCCCTCAAGCGAGCAACGTAGTAGTTAGCTAA